A DNA window from Fragaria vesca subsp. vesca linkage group LG3, FraVesHawaii_1.0, whole genome shotgun sequence contains the following coding sequences:
- the LOC101314444 gene encoding calcium-binding protein PBP1-like — protein MASPQQNAQANFQDLLPTMADKLGGDGLIGELCNGFTLLMDPAKGVITFESLKRNSALMGLQDLSDDDLRSMLQEGDFDGDGALNQMEFCVLMFRLSPELMEESRLWLDDVLQHEFKHC, from the coding sequence ATGGCGTCTCCCCAGCAAAACGCACAAGCAAATTTCCAAGACTTGCTGCCCACCATGGCCGACAAGCTCGGCGGAGACGGCTTGATCGGCGAGCTCTGTAATGGGTTCACTCTTTTGATGGATCCCGCCAAGGGGGTCATCACGTTCGAGAGCCTCAAGAGGAACTCGGCTCTCATGGGCCTGCAGGACCTGAGCGACGACGATCTACGGTCCATGTTGCAGGAGGGCGATTTCGACGGCGATGGGGCGCTTAATCAGATGGAGTTTTGTGTGTTGATGTTTAGATTGAGTCCCGAGCTTATGGAGGAGTCTCGCCTCTGGCTCGACGATGTTCTTCAACACGAGTTTAAGCATTGTTGA